In a genomic window of Erigeron canadensis isolate Cc75 chromosome 5, C_canadensis_v1, whole genome shotgun sequence:
- the LOC122600981 gene encoding uncharacterized protein LOC122600981, with protein sequence MGNYMDTCIQREQTTEENPQVVQAEKEEYGKTRVGGGIIMESSSKMRVKLVLTKDELDWLLLQLKDKEGKSCLLEDVLGKIEKSRSMNNNGKSTTTTTIGGWKPSLESIMETPEVHHEMIRSSRS encoded by the coding sequence ATGGGGAATTATATGGATACATGCATACAAAGAGAGCAAACAACAGAAGAAAATCCACAAGTAGTACAAGCAGAAAAGGAAGAATATGGGAAAACAAGAGTAGGAGGAGGCATAATTATGGAAAGTAGTAGTAAAATGAGAGTAAAGCTAGTGTTAACAAAAGATGAGCTAGATTGGCTGTTATTACAGTTGAAAGACAAAGAAGGTAAAAGCTGCTTATTGGAAGATGTATTGGGAAAGATAGAAAAGAGTAGATCAATGAATAATAATGGCAAAAGTACTACTACAACTACTATTGGAGGATGGAAACCTTCTTTAGAGAGTATTATGGAAACCCCTGAAGTTCATCATGAGATGATTAGATCATCACGatcatga
- the LOC122599001 gene encoding uncharacterized protein LOC122599001 isoform X1 — MALESSTESHFGLECSDEMMAYDGGKRTMRDYIRDTFSIRHSFCFSCPCNLIWLLIAEYEKLVKQNRDEKMHQQEGADLNFLGNLWHVRKMEILSGIADMKDEFLSFLINFLHCNLRPISIQYHLCMCFTTIL, encoded by the exons ATGGCACTAGAGAGCTCTACAGAGTCacattttg GCCTAGAGTGTTCGGATGAGATGATGGCTTACGATGGTGGGAAAAGAACTATGAGAGACTACATACGCGATACCTTCTCAATTA GACATTCCTTTTGTTTTAGCTGCCCGTGCAACTTAATTTG GCTACTAATTGCTGAGTATGAGAAATTGGTGAAACAAAATAGGGATGAAAAAATGCATCAACAAGAAGGGGCAGATTTAAATTTCCTTGGTAATCTCTGGCATGTGAGGAAGATGGAAATACTTTCGGGCATTGCTGATATGAAAGATGAGTTCCTGTCATTCCTG ATCAATTTCTTGCATTGTAACTTACGCCCCATATCTATCCAATATCATCTCTGTATGTGTTTTACAACAATCCTTTGA
- the LOC122599001 gene encoding uncharacterized protein LOC122599001 isoform X2 codes for MLPHHPLSLILYHIKITGHSFCFSCPCNLIWLLIAEYEKLVKQNRDEKMHQQEGADLNFLGNLWHVRKMEILSGIADMKDEFLSFLINFLHCNLRPISIQYHLCMCFTTIL; via the exons ATGCTCCCACACCACCCCCTATCTCTAATTCTCTATCATATCAAAATCACAG GACATTCCTTTTGTTTTAGCTGCCCGTGCAACTTAATTTG GCTACTAATTGCTGAGTATGAGAAATTGGTGAAACAAAATAGGGATGAAAAAATGCATCAACAAGAAGGGGCAGATTTAAATTTCCTTGGTAATCTCTGGCATGTGAGGAAGATGGAAATACTTTCGGGCATTGCTGATATGAAAGATGAGTTCCTGTCATTCCTG ATCAATTTCTTGCATTGTAACTTACGCCCCATATCTATCCAATATCATCTCTGTATGTGTTTTACAACAATCCTTTGA
- the LOC122602299 gene encoding putative E3 ubiquitin-protein ligase UBR7 isoform X2, whose protein sequence is MADAFEEEPEETVSLTEFLKEVDDQELEADLVLGADEGTECTYVKGYMKRQAIFSCLTCTPEGNAGVCTACCLTCHDGHEMIELWTKRNFKCDCGNSKFGVSYCKLLPSKDNENGENSYNQNFKGKYCTCGRPYPDPDAENPVEEMIQCCVCEDWFHEEHLGPDSTNELQIPRDEEGEPLYEDLICHMCSSTCSFLQLYPQIICAPHKQQTAATTSKEKGVETAPSASGSSTMPENGSTSVIYNVDPGVPDRNSKSVHDDKGLILGEKSDTCVLGVDLLTTELTLGKSQPMFLVKNWREALCRCGKCSDFYARKKISFLLDKEDSIAEYEKLAKQKRDEKMQQQEGADLDFLGNLGHVTKMEILSGIADMKDELQSFLQSFDGSKPITPDDVRQVFDNLKKRRRMD, encoded by the exons atggctGATGCTTTTGAAGAAGAACCTGAGGAAACTGTTTCACTCACTGAGTTTCTTAAGGAAGTTGATGATCAGGAACTT GAGGCAGATTTGGTTTTGGGTGCCGATGAGGGAACGGAGTGCACCTATGTCAAAGGTTATATGAAGAGGCAAGCAATTTTCTCGTGCTTAACTTGCACTCCAGAAGGAAATGCTGGCGTTTGCACAGCGTGTTGTTTGACTTGCCATGATGGCCATGAG ATGATAGAACTTTGGACCAAGAGAAATTTCAAATGTGATTGTGGCAATTCAAAATTTGGAGTATCCTACTGCAAACTTTTACCAAGCAAAGATAATGAAAACGGAGAAAACTCTTACAACCAAAATTTCAAGGGAAAATACTGTACCTGTGGCCGCCCCTATCCAGATCCAGATGCCGAGAATCCAGTAGAGGAGATGATCCAGTGCTGCGTATGTGAAGATTGGTTTCATGAGGAGCATCTTGGCCCCGACTCAACTAATGAG TTACAGATCCCCAGAGACGAGGAAGGCGAACCACTGTATGAAGATCTTATCTGCCACATGTGCTCGTCCACCTGTTCTTTTCTGCAGCTGTATCCTCAAATCATATGTGCCCCGCATAAGCAACAAACTGCTGCAACTACTTCTAAAGAAAAAGGTGTGGAGACTGCACCTTCCGCTTCTGGATCCTCTACAATGCCTGAAAATGGTAGTACTTCAGTGATTTATAATGTAGATCCTGGGGTGCCTGATCGCAACTCCAAAAGTGTGCATGATGATAAGGGTTTGATCCTTGGTGAGAAATCTGATACATGTGTTCTTGGTGTTGATCTGTTAACCACTGAATTGACATTGGGAAAAAGCCAACCGATGTTTCTTGTAAAGAATTGGAGGGAGGCACTGTGCAGATGTGGTAAGTGTTCCGATTTCTATGCCAGAAAGAAAATTAGTTTCCTGCTGGATAAGGAGGACTCGATTGCTGAGTATGAGAAATTGGCAAAACAGAAGAGGGATGAAAAAATGCAGCAACAAGAAGGGGCGGATTTAGATTTCCTTGGTAATCTTGGGCATGTGACGAAGATGGAGATACTTTCGGGCATTGCTGATATGAAAGATGAGCTCCAGTCATTCCTG CAATCCTTTGATGGATCGAAGCCAATCACACCTGATGATGTCCGCCAAGTGTTTGATAACCTTAAGAAACGTCGGCGCATGGACTGA
- the LOC122602299 gene encoding putative E3 ubiquitin-protein ligase UBR7 isoform X1, which yields MADAFEEEPEETVSLTEFLKEVDDQELEADLVLGADEGTECTYVKGYMKRQAIFSCLTCTPEGNAGVCTACCLTCHDGHEMIELWTKRNFKCDCGNSKFGVSYCKLLPSKDNENGENSYNQNFKGKYCTCGRPYPDPDAENPVEEMIQCCVCEDWFHEEHLGPDSTNEIPRDEEGEPLYEDLICHMCSSTCSFLQLYPQIICAPHKQQTAATTSKEKGVETAPSASGSSTMPENGSTSVIYNVDPGVPDRNSKSVHDDKGLILGEKSDTCVLGVDLLTTELTLGKSQPMFLVKNWREALCRCGKCSDFYARKKISFLLDKEDSIAEYEKLAKQKRDEKMQQQEGADLDFLGNLGHVTKMEILSGIADMKDELQSFLQSFDGSKPITPDDVRQVFDNLKKRRRMD from the exons atggctGATGCTTTTGAAGAAGAACCTGAGGAAACTGTTTCACTCACTGAGTTTCTTAAGGAAGTTGATGATCAGGAACTT GAGGCAGATTTGGTTTTGGGTGCCGATGAGGGAACGGAGTGCACCTATGTCAAAGGTTATATGAAGAGGCAAGCAATTTTCTCGTGCTTAACTTGCACTCCAGAAGGAAATGCTGGCGTTTGCACAGCGTGTTGTTTGACTTGCCATGATGGCCATGAG ATGATAGAACTTTGGACCAAGAGAAATTTCAAATGTGATTGTGGCAATTCAAAATTTGGAGTATCCTACTGCAAACTTTTACCAAGCAAAGATAATGAAAACGGAGAAAACTCTTACAACCAAAATTTCAAGGGAAAATACTGTACCTGTGGCCGCCCCTATCCAGATCCAGATGCCGAGAATCCAGTAGAGGAGATGATCCAGTGCTGCGTATGTGAAGATTGGTTTCATGAGGAGCATCTTGGCCCCGACTCAACTAATGAG ATCCCCAGAGACGAGGAAGGCGAACCACTGTATGAAGATCTTATCTGCCACATGTGCTCGTCCACCTGTTCTTTTCTGCAGCTGTATCCTCAAATCATATGTGCCCCGCATAAGCAACAAACTGCTGCAACTACTTCTAAAGAAAAAGGTGTGGAGACTGCACCTTCCGCTTCTGGATCCTCTACAATGCCTGAAAATGGTAGTACTTCAGTGATTTATAATGTAGATCCTGGGGTGCCTGATCGCAACTCCAAAAGTGTGCATGATGATAAGGGTTTGATCCTTGGTGAGAAATCTGATACATGTGTTCTTGGTGTTGATCTGTTAACCACTGAATTGACATTGGGAAAAAGCCAACCGATGTTTCTTGTAAAGAATTGGAGGGAGGCACTGTGCAGATGTGGTAAGTGTTCCGATTTCTATGCCAGAAAGAAAATTAGTTTCCTGCTGGATAAGGAGGACTCGATTGCTGAGTATGAGAAATTGGCAAAACAGAAGAGGGATGAAAAAATGCAGCAACAAGAAGGGGCGGATTTAGATTTCCTTGGTAATCTTGGGCATGTGACGAAGATGGAGATACTTTCGGGCATTGCTGATATGAAAGATGAGCTCCAGTCATTCCTG CAATCCTTTGATGGATCGAAGCCAATCACACCTGATGATGTCCGCCAAGTGTTTGATAACCTTAAGAAACGTCGGCGCATGGACTGA
- the LOC122600151 gene encoding putative RING-H2 finger protein ATL21A produces the protein METQQSLLLIFLVFLFVESIYGSGHDECSPTFCSLTGPQIRFPFRLRGRQPSHCGFPGFDLSCNKKNQTLFTLPSNHSLVVNHISYASQVISIDPDFCRIERIRDITLAGTPFDFSIEDRYTFVNCSSQVSEFSFQTMPLWFPCLGSVNHSVFAVRTDWIPIGDIPESCENIKTVSVPVRRFDDIRRQLTLMWFRPYCRPCELDGTTCGLKNDDGETACFGSSSDGIPRGTKYGLSIGIGVPALVCIIGIICYISGRARNYNHRQRQSIDLFSIAITPQPPTTTGLDGPTIASYPKTVLGESCRLAKDDGTCPICLSDYKPKEEVRTIPECNHYFHAECIDEWLKLNATCPICRNSPETSSLVTPCSSMSSNSSNTTTQS, from the exons ATGGAAACCCAACAAAGTTTACTCcttattttcttggtttttttgtttgttgaatCCATCTATGGTTCTGGCCATGATGAGTGCAGTCCAACCTTCTGTAGCCTCACCGGACCGCAAATCCGGTTCCCTTTTCGGCTCCGGGGCCGACAACCTTCTCACTGTGGATTCCCTGGCTTTGATCTTTCttgtaacaaaaaaaatcaaacacttTTCACTCTTCCATCCAATCATTCTTTAGTTGTCAATCATATTTCCTATGCTTCCCAG GTGATCAGTATTGATCCGGACTTCTGCAGGATTGAAAGGATCAGGGACATAACATTAGCTGGGACCCCATTTGATTTCAGTATAGAAGATAGATACACTTTTGTCAACTGTTCGTCTCAAGTTAGTGAGTTCAGTTTCCAGACAATGCCACTTTGGTTTCCTTGTTTAGGAAGTGTGAATCATTCAGTGTTTGCTGTGCGAACCGATTGGATTCCTATTGGTGATATACCCGAGAGTTGTGAGAATATAAAGACGGTTTCAGTTCCAGTTAGGAGATTTGATGATATTAGGAGGCAGTTGACTCTGATGTGGTTTAGACCGTATTGTAGACCGTGTGAACTTGATGGTACAACTTGTGGATTGAAGAATGATGATGGCGAGACTGCTTGTTTTGGTTCTTCTTCTGATG GTATTCCAAGGGGTACCAAGTATGGTCTAAGCATAGGTATCGGTGTACCTGCACTTGTATGCATCATTGGGATCATATGCTACATTTCTGGCAGAGCGAGGAACTACAATCACCGTCAGCGCCAAAGCATTGACCTGTTCTCTATAGCAATTACCCCACAGCCACCAACAACAACCGGCCTAGATGGTCCCACAATCGCGTCCTATCCAAAAACCGTGTTGGGAGAGAGTTGTAGATTGGCCAAAGATGATGGCACTTGCCCTATATGCCTTTCAGACTACAAACCTAAAGAGGAAGTTAGGACCATCCCGGAATGTAATCACTATTTTCATGCAGAATGTATAGACGAGTGGCTCAAGTTAAATGCAACTTGTCCAATATGCAGAAACTCACCTGAAACTTCGTCGTTGGTTACACCTTGCTCTTCAATGTCATCAAATTCCTCAAACACAACTACTCAATCATAA
- the LOC122599738 gene encoding ribosomal RNA small subunit methyltransferase isoform X1, which produces MAGGKIRKEKPSRGGGGGSANHYQGGISFHKSKGQHILKNPLLVDSIVQKAGIHSTDVILEIGPGTGNLTKKLLEAGKSVIAVELDQRMVLELQRRFQGTPHSNRLKIIQGDVLKCDLPYFDICVANIPYQISSPLTFKLLNHRPLFRCAVIMFQREFAMRLVAQPGDTLYCRLSVNTQLMARVSHLLKVGKNNFRPPPKVDSSVVRIEPRKPGPAVNFKEWDGLVRICFLRKNKTLGALFKHKSVLSMLEKNYKTLQALQLSQGNDNQMATDASVLGDSGELAMETDDERDDDEDDDMEMEMDDGETKGSDFKSKVLGVLEKAKYEDKRSSKLSQEDFMHLLSLFNEAGIHFS; this is translated from the exons ATGGCTGGAGGGAAAATCAGAAAAGAGAAGCCATCGCGTGGAGGCGGTGGTGGGTCAGCGAATCACTATCAAGGTGGTATATCGTTTCATAAATCAAAAGGGCAGCATATTTTGAAAAACCCTTTACTGGTTGACTCGATTGTTCAGAAAGCTGGGATTCATAGTACTGACGTCATCCTTGAAATTGGTCCTGGAACTGGTAATCTTACCAAGAAACTGTTGGAAGCTGGAAAGTCTGTTATCGCCGTTGAGCTTGACCAACGTATGGTTCTTGAGCTGCAGCGTCGTTTTCAAGGCACCCCACACTCTAATCGACTCAAG ATTATTCAAGGAGATGTGCTCAAGTGTGATCTTCCGTACTTCGACATCTGTGTAGCTAACATTCCATACCAGATATCATCTCCTCTTACTTTCAAACTATTGAATCACAGACCTTTATTTAGATGTGCCGTCATTATGTTCCAAAGAGAATTTGCCATGAGATTAGTGGCTCAACCTGGTGACACCCTCTACTGTCGTCTTTCAGTAAATACCCAGCTCATGGCCAGAGTCTCTCACTTACTAAAAGTTGGAAAAAACAACTTCAGACCTCCTCCAAAAGTCGATTCATCTGTTGTCAGAATTGAGCCTAGAAAACCAGGCCCTGCTGTCAACTTTAAAGAATGGGATGGGTTGGTCAGAATATGTTTTCTTAGAAAGAACAAAACCCTCGGTGCACTCTTCAAGCACAAAAGCGTGCTTTCAATGTTGGagaaaaattacaaaacccTTCAAGCATTACAACTTTCTCAGGGTAATGATAATCAAATGGCAACTGATGCATCTGTTCTTGGAGATTCTGGTGAGTTGGCAATGGAGACTGATGACGaaagagatgatgatgaagatgatgatatggaaatggaaatggatGATGGCGAGACAAAGGGGTCagattttaaaagtaaagtTTTGGGCGTgttggaaaaagcaaaatacGAAGACAAGAGATCATCGAAACTTTCACAGGAAGATTTTATGCATCTGCTGTCTCTATTCAACGAAGCTGGTATACATTTTTCTTAA
- the LOC122599738 gene encoding ribosomal RNA small subunit methyltransferase isoform X2, which yields MAGGKIRKEKPSRGGGGGSANHYQGGISFHKSKGQHILKNPLLVDSIVQKAGIHSTDVILEIGPGTGNLTKKLLEAGKSVIAVELDQRMVLELQRRFQGTPHSNRLKIIQGDVLKCDLPYFDICVANIPYQISSPLTFKLLNHRPLFRCAVIMFQREFAMRLVAQPGDTLYCRLSVNTQLMARVSHLLKVGKNNFRPPPKVDSSVVRIEPRKPGPAVNFKEWDGLVRICFLRKNKTLGALFKHKSVLSMLEKNYKTLQALQLSQGNDNQMATDASVLGDSGELAMETDDERDDDEDDDMEMEMDDGETKGSDFKSKVLGVLEKAKYEDKRSSKLSQEDFMHLLSLFNEAVA from the exons ATGGCTGGAGGGAAAATCAGAAAAGAGAAGCCATCGCGTGGAGGCGGTGGTGGGTCAGCGAATCACTATCAAGGTGGTATATCGTTTCATAAATCAAAAGGGCAGCATATTTTGAAAAACCCTTTACTGGTTGACTCGATTGTTCAGAAAGCTGGGATTCATAGTACTGACGTCATCCTTGAAATTGGTCCTGGAACTGGTAATCTTACCAAGAAACTGTTGGAAGCTGGAAAGTCTGTTATCGCCGTTGAGCTTGACCAACGTATGGTTCTTGAGCTGCAGCGTCGTTTTCAAGGCACCCCACACTCTAATCGACTCAAG ATTATTCAAGGAGATGTGCTCAAGTGTGATCTTCCGTACTTCGACATCTGTGTAGCTAACATTCCATACCAGATATCATCTCCTCTTACTTTCAAACTATTGAATCACAGACCTTTATTTAGATGTGCCGTCATTATGTTCCAAAGAGAATTTGCCATGAGATTAGTGGCTCAACCTGGTGACACCCTCTACTGTCGTCTTTCAGTAAATACCCAGCTCATGGCCAGAGTCTCTCACTTACTAAAAGTTGGAAAAAACAACTTCAGACCTCCTCCAAAAGTCGATTCATCTGTTGTCAGAATTGAGCCTAGAAAACCAGGCCCTGCTGTCAACTTTAAAGAATGGGATGGGTTGGTCAGAATATGTTTTCTTAGAAAGAACAAAACCCTCGGTGCACTCTTCAAGCACAAAAGCGTGCTTTCAATGTTGGagaaaaattacaaaacccTTCAAGCATTACAACTTTCTCAGGGTAATGATAATCAAATGGCAACTGATGCATCTGTTCTTGGAGATTCTGGTGAGTTGGCAATGGAGACTGATGACGaaagagatgatgatgaagatgatgatatggaaatggaaatggatGATGGCGAGACAAAGGGGTCagattttaaaagtaaagtTTTGGGCGTgttggaaaaagcaaaatacGAAGACAAGAGATCATCGAAACTTTCACAGGAAGATTTTATGCATCTGCTGTCTCTATTCAACGAAGCTG TAGCGTGA
- the LOC122599738 gene encoding ribosomal RNA small subunit methyltransferase isoform X3 yields the protein MAGGKIRKEKPSRGGGGGSANHYQGGISFHKSKGQHILKNPLLVDSIVQKAGIHSTDVILEIGPGTGNLTKKLLEAGKSVIAVELDQRMVLELQRRFQGTPHSNRLKIIQGDVLKCDLPYFDICVANIPYQISSPLTFKLLNHRPLFRCAVIMFQREFAMRLVAQPGDTLYCRLSVNTQLMARVSHLLKVGKNNFRPPPKVDSSVVRIEPRKPGPAVNFKEWDGLVRICFLRKNKTLGALFKHKSVLSMLEKNYKTLQALQLSQGNDNQMATDASVLGDSGELAMETDDERDDDEDDDMEMEMDDGETKGSDFKSKVLGVLEKAKYEDKRSSKLSQEDFMHLLSLFNEAA from the exons ATGGCTGGAGGGAAAATCAGAAAAGAGAAGCCATCGCGTGGAGGCGGTGGTGGGTCAGCGAATCACTATCAAGGTGGTATATCGTTTCATAAATCAAAAGGGCAGCATATTTTGAAAAACCCTTTACTGGTTGACTCGATTGTTCAGAAAGCTGGGATTCATAGTACTGACGTCATCCTTGAAATTGGTCCTGGAACTGGTAATCTTACCAAGAAACTGTTGGAAGCTGGAAAGTCTGTTATCGCCGTTGAGCTTGACCAACGTATGGTTCTTGAGCTGCAGCGTCGTTTTCAAGGCACCCCACACTCTAATCGACTCAAG ATTATTCAAGGAGATGTGCTCAAGTGTGATCTTCCGTACTTCGACATCTGTGTAGCTAACATTCCATACCAGATATCATCTCCTCTTACTTTCAAACTATTGAATCACAGACCTTTATTTAGATGTGCCGTCATTATGTTCCAAAGAGAATTTGCCATGAGATTAGTGGCTCAACCTGGTGACACCCTCTACTGTCGTCTTTCAGTAAATACCCAGCTCATGGCCAGAGTCTCTCACTTACTAAAAGTTGGAAAAAACAACTTCAGACCTCCTCCAAAAGTCGATTCATCTGTTGTCAGAATTGAGCCTAGAAAACCAGGCCCTGCTGTCAACTTTAAAGAATGGGATGGGTTGGTCAGAATATGTTTTCTTAGAAAGAACAAAACCCTCGGTGCACTCTTCAAGCACAAAAGCGTGCTTTCAATGTTGGagaaaaattacaaaacccTTCAAGCATTACAACTTTCTCAGGGTAATGATAATCAAATGGCAACTGATGCATCTGTTCTTGGAGATTCTGGTGAGTTGGCAATGGAGACTGATGACGaaagagatgatgatgaagatgatgatatggaaatggaaatggatGATGGCGAGACAAAGGGGTCagattttaaaagtaaagtTTTGGGCGTgttggaaaaagcaaaatacGAAGACAAGAGATCATCGAAACTTTCACAGGAAGATTTTATGCATCTGCTGTCTCTATTCAACGAAGCTG CGTGA